A DNA window from Oncorhynchus tshawytscha isolate Ot180627B linkage group LG13, Otsh_v2.0, whole genome shotgun sequence contains the following coding sequences:
- the LOC112234728 gene encoding arfaptin-2-like isoform X5, which produces MADSFMGKAATMEIPINSNGETLAEDDSLEQDLQQVMVSGPNLNETSIVSGGYGGPAGGIIPTSSIKDLRMKSRAQGVGLVPSQSAASRIANQNQTDQPFTGSGMHHSNSNQNMSVEEANRGVAVEKLDSVKKWGINTYKCTKQMFSERFGRGSRTVDLELEAQIDVLRDTKRKYESVLRLTSALTSHFYNLVQTQQALGDTFADLSQKSPELRDEFGYNAETQKLLCRNGEALLGAINFFVSSINTLVNKTMEDTLMTIKLYEAARLEFDAYRADLEELSLGPRDAATMVRIEVSQQQYQVQRDKYERLRSDVTIKLKFLEENKVKVMHKQLLLFHNAISAYFAGNQQQLEQTLRQFNVKLKPPGSDKPSWLEES; this is translated from the exons ATGGCAGACAGTTTTATGGGCAAGGCGGCTACCATGGAGATTCCTATCAACAGCAATGGAGAGACCCTGGCCGAGGATGACAGTTTAGAGCAG GACCTGCAGCAGGTGATGGTGTCTGGTCCCAACCTGAATGAGACCAGCATCGTGTCTGGAGGCTACGGAGGACCTGCAGGGGGCATCATACCCACCTCCTCCATCAAAG ACCTGCGAATGAAGTCCAGGGCACAGGGTGTAGGTCTGGTCCCCAGCCAGTCAGCAGCCAGCAGGATAGCCAACCAGAACCAGACCGACCAGCCATTCACAG GGTCGGGGATGCACCACAGTAACAGCAACCAGAACATGTCAGTGGAGGAGGCTAACCGTGGTGTGGCTGTGGAGAAACTAGACAGCGTTAAGAAGTGGGGCATCAACACCTACAAG TGTACCAAGCAGATGTTCTCTGAGCGGTTCGGCCGTGGTTCTCGGACGGTGGACCTGGAGCTGGAGGCCCAGATAGACGTGCTCAGGGACACCAAGAGGAAGTACGAGTCTGTCCTGAGACTGACCAGCGCCCTGACCAGCCACTTCTACAACCTGGTCCAGACCCAGCAGGCCCTGGGGGACACCTTCGCGGACCTCAGCCAGAAATCACCTGAACTACGG GATGAGTTTGGCTACAACGCGGAGACCCAGAAGTTGTTGTGTAGGAATGGGGAGGCTCTTCTTGGAGCCATCAACTTTTTTGTGTCCAGCATCAATACACTGGTCAACAAGACAATGGAGGACACACTGATGACCATCAAACTGTACGAGGCTGCAAG gctggaGTTTGATGCGTACAGGGCCGACCTGGAGGAGTTGAGTCTGGGTCctcgtgatgctgccaccatggtGCGTATAGAGGTGTCCCAGCAGCAGTACCAGGTGCAGAGAGACAAGTACGAACGGCTGCGCTCAGACGTCACCATCAAACTCAAGTTCCTGGAAGAGAACAAG gtgaaggTGATGCACAAGCAGCTGCTTCTCTTCCATAATGCTATCTCAGCCTACTTCGCTGGGAACCAGCAGCAGTTGGAACAGACACTGAGACAGTTCAACGTCAAGTTAAAGCCCCCAGGGTCAGACAAGCCCTCCTGGCTGGAGGAGAGCTAG
- the LOC112234728 gene encoding arfaptin-2-like isoform X2: MADSFMGKAATMEIPINSNGETLAEDDSLEQDLQQVMVSGPNLNETSIVSGGYGGPAGGIIPTSSIKGPAIHFNPQYVDRRRPPAPNCALVPGAEPQPTDLRMKSRAQGVGLVPSQSAASRIANQNQTDQPFTGSGMHHSNSNQNMSVEEANRGVAVEKLDSVKKWGINTYKCTKQMFSERFGRGSRTVDLELEAQIDVLRDTKRKYESVLRLTSALTSHFYNLVQTQQALGDTFADLSQKSPELRDEFGYNAETQKLLCRNGEALLGAINFFVSSINTLVNKTMEDTLMTIKLYEAARLEFDAYRADLEELSLGPRDAATMVRIEVSQQQYQVQRDKYERLRSDVTIKLKFLEENKVKVMHKQLLLFHNAISAYFAGNQQQLEQTLRQFNVKLKPPGSDKPSWLEES; this comes from the exons ATGGCAGACAGTTTTATGGGCAAGGCGGCTACCATGGAGATTCCTATCAACAGCAATGGAGAGACCCTGGCCGAGGATGACAGTTTAGAGCAG GACCTGCAGCAGGTGATGGTGTCTGGTCCCAACCTGAATGAGACCAGCATCGTGTCTGGAGGCTACGGAGGACCTGCAGGGGGCATCATACCCACCTCCTCCATCAAAG GCCCCGCTATCCACTTCAACCCTCAGTATGTGGACAGGAGACGTCCCCCTGCCCCTAACTGTGCCCTTGTCCCTGGAGCCGAACCTCAGCCCACAG ACCTGCGAATGAAGTCCAGGGCACAGGGTGTAGGTCTGGTCCCCAGCCAGTCAGCAGCCAGCAGGATAGCCAACCAGAACCAGACCGACCAGCCATTCACAG GGTCGGGGATGCACCACAGTAACAGCAACCAGAACATGTCAGTGGAGGAGGCTAACCGTGGTGTGGCTGTGGAGAAACTAGACAGCGTTAAGAAGTGGGGCATCAACACCTACAAG TGTACCAAGCAGATGTTCTCTGAGCGGTTCGGCCGTGGTTCTCGGACGGTGGACCTGGAGCTGGAGGCCCAGATAGACGTGCTCAGGGACACCAAGAGGAAGTACGAGTCTGTCCTGAGACTGACCAGCGCCCTGACCAGCCACTTCTACAACCTGGTCCAGACCCAGCAGGCCCTGGGGGACACCTTCGCGGACCTCAGCCAGAAATCACCTGAACTACGG GATGAGTTTGGCTACAACGCGGAGACCCAGAAGTTGTTGTGTAGGAATGGGGAGGCTCTTCTTGGAGCCATCAACTTTTTTGTGTCCAGCATCAATACACTGGTCAACAAGACAATGGAGGACACACTGATGACCATCAAACTGTACGAGGCTGCAAG gctggaGTTTGATGCGTACAGGGCCGACCTGGAGGAGTTGAGTCTGGGTCctcgtgatgctgccaccatggtGCGTATAGAGGTGTCCCAGCAGCAGTACCAGGTGCAGAGAGACAAGTACGAACGGCTGCGCTCAGACGTCACCATCAAACTCAAGTTCCTGGAAGAGAACAAG gtgaaggTGATGCACAAGCAGCTGCTTCTCTTCCATAATGCTATCTCAGCCTACTTCGCTGGGAACCAGCAGCAGTTGGAACAGACACTGAGACAGTTCAACGTCAAGTTAAAGCCCCCAGGGTCAGACAAGCCCTCCTGGCTGGAGGAGAGCTAG
- the LOC112234728 gene encoding arfaptin-2-like isoform X3 has translation MADSFMGKAATMEIPINSNGETLAEDDSLEQAAKIQWTLDEKDLQQVMVSGPNLNETSIVSGGYGGPAGGIIPTSSIKGTHSSTALTSSIKDLRMKSRAQGVGLVPSQSAASRIANQNQTDQPFTGSGMHHSNSNQNMSVEEANRGVAVEKLDSVKKWGINTYKCTKQMFSERFGRGSRTVDLELEAQIDVLRDTKRKYESVLRLTSALTSHFYNLVQTQQALGDTFADLSQKSPELRDEFGYNAETQKLLCRNGEALLGAINFFVSSINTLVNKTMEDTLMTIKLYEAARLEFDAYRADLEELSLGPRDAATMVRIEVSQQQYQVQRDKYERLRSDVTIKLKFLEENKVKVMHKQLLLFHNAISAYFAGNQQQLEQTLRQFNVKLKPPGSDKPSWLEES, from the exons ATGGCAGACAGTTTTATGGGCAAGGCGGCTACCATGGAGATTCCTATCAACAGCAATGGAGAGACCCTGGCCGAGGATGACAGTTTAGAGCAG GCTGCAAAGATTCAGTGGACCTTAGATGAGAAG GACCTGCAGCAGGTGATGGTGTCTGGTCCCAACCTGAATGAGACCAGCATCGTGTCTGGAGGCTACGGAGGACCTGCAGGGGGCATCATACCCACCTCCTCCATCAAAGGTACACACAGCTCTACTGCTCTCACCAGCTCCATTAAAG ACCTGCGAATGAAGTCCAGGGCACAGGGTGTAGGTCTGGTCCCCAGCCAGTCAGCAGCCAGCAGGATAGCCAACCAGAACCAGACCGACCAGCCATTCACAG GGTCGGGGATGCACCACAGTAACAGCAACCAGAACATGTCAGTGGAGGAGGCTAACCGTGGTGTGGCTGTGGAGAAACTAGACAGCGTTAAGAAGTGGGGCATCAACACCTACAAG TGTACCAAGCAGATGTTCTCTGAGCGGTTCGGCCGTGGTTCTCGGACGGTGGACCTGGAGCTGGAGGCCCAGATAGACGTGCTCAGGGACACCAAGAGGAAGTACGAGTCTGTCCTGAGACTGACCAGCGCCCTGACCAGCCACTTCTACAACCTGGTCCAGACCCAGCAGGCCCTGGGGGACACCTTCGCGGACCTCAGCCAGAAATCACCTGAACTACGG GATGAGTTTGGCTACAACGCGGAGACCCAGAAGTTGTTGTGTAGGAATGGGGAGGCTCTTCTTGGAGCCATCAACTTTTTTGTGTCCAGCATCAATACACTGGTCAACAAGACAATGGAGGACACACTGATGACCATCAAACTGTACGAGGCTGCAAG gctggaGTTTGATGCGTACAGGGCCGACCTGGAGGAGTTGAGTCTGGGTCctcgtgatgctgccaccatggtGCGTATAGAGGTGTCCCAGCAGCAGTACCAGGTGCAGAGAGACAAGTACGAACGGCTGCGCTCAGACGTCACCATCAAACTCAAGTTCCTGGAAGAGAACAAG gtgaaggTGATGCACAAGCAGCTGCTTCTCTTCCATAATGCTATCTCAGCCTACTTCGCTGGGAACCAGCAGCAGTTGGAACAGACACTGAGACAGTTCAACGTCAAGTTAAAGCCCCCAGGGTCAGACAAGCCCTCCTGGCTGGAGGAGAGCTAG
- the LOC112234728 gene encoding arfaptin-2-like isoform X4 produces MADSFMGKAATMEIPINSNGETLAEDDSLEQAAKIQWTLDEKDLQQVMVSGPNLNETSIVSGGYGGPAGGIIPTSSIKDLRMKSRAQGVGLVPSQSAASRIANQNQTDQPFTGSGMHHSNSNQNMSVEEANRGVAVEKLDSVKKWGINTYKCTKQMFSERFGRGSRTVDLELEAQIDVLRDTKRKYESVLRLTSALTSHFYNLVQTQQALGDTFADLSQKSPELRDEFGYNAETQKLLCRNGEALLGAINFFVSSINTLVNKTMEDTLMTIKLYEAARLEFDAYRADLEELSLGPRDAATMVRIEVSQQQYQVQRDKYERLRSDVTIKLKFLEENKVKVMHKQLLLFHNAISAYFAGNQQQLEQTLRQFNVKLKPPGSDKPSWLEES; encoded by the exons ATGGCAGACAGTTTTATGGGCAAGGCGGCTACCATGGAGATTCCTATCAACAGCAATGGAGAGACCCTGGCCGAGGATGACAGTTTAGAGCAG GCTGCAAAGATTCAGTGGACCTTAGATGAGAAG GACCTGCAGCAGGTGATGGTGTCTGGTCCCAACCTGAATGAGACCAGCATCGTGTCTGGAGGCTACGGAGGACCTGCAGGGGGCATCATACCCACCTCCTCCATCAAAG ACCTGCGAATGAAGTCCAGGGCACAGGGTGTAGGTCTGGTCCCCAGCCAGTCAGCAGCCAGCAGGATAGCCAACCAGAACCAGACCGACCAGCCATTCACAG GGTCGGGGATGCACCACAGTAACAGCAACCAGAACATGTCAGTGGAGGAGGCTAACCGTGGTGTGGCTGTGGAGAAACTAGACAGCGTTAAGAAGTGGGGCATCAACACCTACAAG TGTACCAAGCAGATGTTCTCTGAGCGGTTCGGCCGTGGTTCTCGGACGGTGGACCTGGAGCTGGAGGCCCAGATAGACGTGCTCAGGGACACCAAGAGGAAGTACGAGTCTGTCCTGAGACTGACCAGCGCCCTGACCAGCCACTTCTACAACCTGGTCCAGACCCAGCAGGCCCTGGGGGACACCTTCGCGGACCTCAGCCAGAAATCACCTGAACTACGG GATGAGTTTGGCTACAACGCGGAGACCCAGAAGTTGTTGTGTAGGAATGGGGAGGCTCTTCTTGGAGCCATCAACTTTTTTGTGTCCAGCATCAATACACTGGTCAACAAGACAATGGAGGACACACTGATGACCATCAAACTGTACGAGGCTGCAAG gctggaGTTTGATGCGTACAGGGCCGACCTGGAGGAGTTGAGTCTGGGTCctcgtgatgctgccaccatggtGCGTATAGAGGTGTCCCAGCAGCAGTACCAGGTGCAGAGAGACAAGTACGAACGGCTGCGCTCAGACGTCACCATCAAACTCAAGTTCCTGGAAGAGAACAAG gtgaaggTGATGCACAAGCAGCTGCTTCTCTTCCATAATGCTATCTCAGCCTACTTCGCTGGGAACCAGCAGCAGTTGGAACAGACACTGAGACAGTTCAACGTCAAGTTAAAGCCCCCAGGGTCAGACAAGCCCTCCTGGCTGGAGGAGAGCTAG
- the LOC112234728 gene encoding arfaptin-2-like isoform X6: MADSFMGKAATMEIPINSNGETLAEDDSLEQAAKIQWTLDEKDLQQVMVSGPNLNETSIVSGGYGGPAGGIIPTSSIKGTHSSTALTSSIKGSGMHHSNSNQNMSVEEANRGVAVEKLDSVKKWGINTYKCTKQMFSERFGRGSRTVDLELEAQIDVLRDTKRKYESVLRLTSALTSHFYNLVQTQQALGDTFADLSQKSPELRDEFGYNAETQKLLCRNGEALLGAINFFVSSINTLVNKTMEDTLMTIKLYEAARLEFDAYRADLEELSLGPRDAATMVRIEVSQQQYQVQRDKYERLRSDVTIKLKFLEENKVKVMHKQLLLFHNAISAYFAGNQQQLEQTLRQFNVKLKPPGSDKPSWLEES, translated from the exons ATGGCAGACAGTTTTATGGGCAAGGCGGCTACCATGGAGATTCCTATCAACAGCAATGGAGAGACCCTGGCCGAGGATGACAGTTTAGAGCAG GCTGCAAAGATTCAGTGGACCTTAGATGAGAAG GACCTGCAGCAGGTGATGGTGTCTGGTCCCAACCTGAATGAGACCAGCATCGTGTCTGGAGGCTACGGAGGACCTGCAGGGGGCATCATACCCACCTCCTCCATCAAAGGTACACACAGCTCTACTGCTCTCACCAGCTCCATTAAAG GGTCGGGGATGCACCACAGTAACAGCAACCAGAACATGTCAGTGGAGGAGGCTAACCGTGGTGTGGCTGTGGAGAAACTAGACAGCGTTAAGAAGTGGGGCATCAACACCTACAAG TGTACCAAGCAGATGTTCTCTGAGCGGTTCGGCCGTGGTTCTCGGACGGTGGACCTGGAGCTGGAGGCCCAGATAGACGTGCTCAGGGACACCAAGAGGAAGTACGAGTCTGTCCTGAGACTGACCAGCGCCCTGACCAGCCACTTCTACAACCTGGTCCAGACCCAGCAGGCCCTGGGGGACACCTTCGCGGACCTCAGCCAGAAATCACCTGAACTACGG GATGAGTTTGGCTACAACGCGGAGACCCAGAAGTTGTTGTGTAGGAATGGGGAGGCTCTTCTTGGAGCCATCAACTTTTTTGTGTCCAGCATCAATACACTGGTCAACAAGACAATGGAGGACACACTGATGACCATCAAACTGTACGAGGCTGCAAG gctggaGTTTGATGCGTACAGGGCCGACCTGGAGGAGTTGAGTCTGGGTCctcgtgatgctgccaccatggtGCGTATAGAGGTGTCCCAGCAGCAGTACCAGGTGCAGAGAGACAAGTACGAACGGCTGCGCTCAGACGTCACCATCAAACTCAAGTTCCTGGAAGAGAACAAG gtgaaggTGATGCACAAGCAGCTGCTTCTCTTCCATAATGCTATCTCAGCCTACTTCGCTGGGAACCAGCAGCAGTTGGAACAGACACTGAGACAGTTCAACGTCAAGTTAAAGCCCCCAGGGTCAGACAAGCCCTCCTGGCTGGAGGAGAGCTAG
- the LOC112234728 gene encoding arfaptin-2-like isoform X7, giving the protein MADSFMGKAATMEIPINSNGETLAEDDSLEQAAKIQWTLDEKDLQQVMVSGPNLNETSIVSGGYGGPAGGIIPTSSIKGSGMHHSNSNQNMSVEEANRGVAVEKLDSVKKWGINTYKCTKQMFSERFGRGSRTVDLELEAQIDVLRDTKRKYESVLRLTSALTSHFYNLVQTQQALGDTFADLSQKSPELRDEFGYNAETQKLLCRNGEALLGAINFFVSSINTLVNKTMEDTLMTIKLYEAARLEFDAYRADLEELSLGPRDAATMVRIEVSQQQYQVQRDKYERLRSDVTIKLKFLEENKVKVMHKQLLLFHNAISAYFAGNQQQLEQTLRQFNVKLKPPGSDKPSWLEES; this is encoded by the exons ATGGCAGACAGTTTTATGGGCAAGGCGGCTACCATGGAGATTCCTATCAACAGCAATGGAGAGACCCTGGCCGAGGATGACAGTTTAGAGCAG GCTGCAAAGATTCAGTGGACCTTAGATGAGAAG GACCTGCAGCAGGTGATGGTGTCTGGTCCCAACCTGAATGAGACCAGCATCGTGTCTGGAGGCTACGGAGGACCTGCAGGGGGCATCATACCCACCTCCTCCATCAAAG GGTCGGGGATGCACCACAGTAACAGCAACCAGAACATGTCAGTGGAGGAGGCTAACCGTGGTGTGGCTGTGGAGAAACTAGACAGCGTTAAGAAGTGGGGCATCAACACCTACAAG TGTACCAAGCAGATGTTCTCTGAGCGGTTCGGCCGTGGTTCTCGGACGGTGGACCTGGAGCTGGAGGCCCAGATAGACGTGCTCAGGGACACCAAGAGGAAGTACGAGTCTGTCCTGAGACTGACCAGCGCCCTGACCAGCCACTTCTACAACCTGGTCCAGACCCAGCAGGCCCTGGGGGACACCTTCGCGGACCTCAGCCAGAAATCACCTGAACTACGG GATGAGTTTGGCTACAACGCGGAGACCCAGAAGTTGTTGTGTAGGAATGGGGAGGCTCTTCTTGGAGCCATCAACTTTTTTGTGTCCAGCATCAATACACTGGTCAACAAGACAATGGAGGACACACTGATGACCATCAAACTGTACGAGGCTGCAAG gctggaGTTTGATGCGTACAGGGCCGACCTGGAGGAGTTGAGTCTGGGTCctcgtgatgctgccaccatggtGCGTATAGAGGTGTCCCAGCAGCAGTACCAGGTGCAGAGAGACAAGTACGAACGGCTGCGCTCAGACGTCACCATCAAACTCAAGTTCCTGGAAGAGAACAAG gtgaaggTGATGCACAAGCAGCTGCTTCTCTTCCATAATGCTATCTCAGCCTACTTCGCTGGGAACCAGCAGCAGTTGGAACAGACACTGAGACAGTTCAACGTCAAGTTAAAGCCCCCAGGGTCAGACAAGCCCTCCTGGCTGGAGGAGAGCTAG
- the LOC112234728 gene encoding arfaptin-2-like isoform X1: protein MADSFMGKAATMEIPINSNGETLAEDDSLEQAAKIQWTLDEKDLQQVMVSGPNLNETSIVSGGYGGPAGGIIPTSSIKGPAIHFNPQYVDRRRPPAPNCALVPGAEPQPTDLRMKSRAQGVGLVPSQSAASRIANQNQTDQPFTGSGMHHSNSNQNMSVEEANRGVAVEKLDSVKKWGINTYKCTKQMFSERFGRGSRTVDLELEAQIDVLRDTKRKYESVLRLTSALTSHFYNLVQTQQALGDTFADLSQKSPELRDEFGYNAETQKLLCRNGEALLGAINFFVSSINTLVNKTMEDTLMTIKLYEAARLEFDAYRADLEELSLGPRDAATMVRIEVSQQQYQVQRDKYERLRSDVTIKLKFLEENKVKVMHKQLLLFHNAISAYFAGNQQQLEQTLRQFNVKLKPPGSDKPSWLEES, encoded by the exons ATGGCAGACAGTTTTATGGGCAAGGCGGCTACCATGGAGATTCCTATCAACAGCAATGGAGAGACCCTGGCCGAGGATGACAGTTTAGAGCAG GCTGCAAAGATTCAGTGGACCTTAGATGAGAAG GACCTGCAGCAGGTGATGGTGTCTGGTCCCAACCTGAATGAGACCAGCATCGTGTCTGGAGGCTACGGAGGACCTGCAGGGGGCATCATACCCACCTCCTCCATCAAAG GCCCCGCTATCCACTTCAACCCTCAGTATGTGGACAGGAGACGTCCCCCTGCCCCTAACTGTGCCCTTGTCCCTGGAGCCGAACCTCAGCCCACAG ACCTGCGAATGAAGTCCAGGGCACAGGGTGTAGGTCTGGTCCCCAGCCAGTCAGCAGCCAGCAGGATAGCCAACCAGAACCAGACCGACCAGCCATTCACAG GGTCGGGGATGCACCACAGTAACAGCAACCAGAACATGTCAGTGGAGGAGGCTAACCGTGGTGTGGCTGTGGAGAAACTAGACAGCGTTAAGAAGTGGGGCATCAACACCTACAAG TGTACCAAGCAGATGTTCTCTGAGCGGTTCGGCCGTGGTTCTCGGACGGTGGACCTGGAGCTGGAGGCCCAGATAGACGTGCTCAGGGACACCAAGAGGAAGTACGAGTCTGTCCTGAGACTGACCAGCGCCCTGACCAGCCACTTCTACAACCTGGTCCAGACCCAGCAGGCCCTGGGGGACACCTTCGCGGACCTCAGCCAGAAATCACCTGAACTACGG GATGAGTTTGGCTACAACGCGGAGACCCAGAAGTTGTTGTGTAGGAATGGGGAGGCTCTTCTTGGAGCCATCAACTTTTTTGTGTCCAGCATCAATACACTGGTCAACAAGACAATGGAGGACACACTGATGACCATCAAACTGTACGAGGCTGCAAG gctggaGTTTGATGCGTACAGGGCCGACCTGGAGGAGTTGAGTCTGGGTCctcgtgatgctgccaccatggtGCGTATAGAGGTGTCCCAGCAGCAGTACCAGGTGCAGAGAGACAAGTACGAACGGCTGCGCTCAGACGTCACCATCAAACTCAAGTTCCTGGAAGAGAACAAG gtgaaggTGATGCACAAGCAGCTGCTTCTCTTCCATAATGCTATCTCAGCCTACTTCGCTGGGAACCAGCAGCAGTTGGAACAGACACTGAGACAGTTCAACGTCAAGTTAAAGCCCCCAGGGTCAGACAAGCCCTCCTGGCTGGAGGAGAGCTAG